The Thermonema lapsum genome window below encodes:
- a CDS encoding GDSL-type esterase/lipase family protein, giving the protein MSFTKWHRSLVFSLLLVSSMLYCRQQAPFALQASYSSRVPIDSNANVIIYDTSHAYKHFLQAFDSLIKHRSRSLRILHLGDSHIQADFFPHKLRQLLQQNPLLGNAGRGYFFPARLAGAGADPLNIPGQYYFGSWHGCRSILSDSCSCGIAGMSALTFQPTATYTFNLDSMYTSCRRIKIYYDTQNNSSYYPVLWAGMRWHLPRRIHRQGYAEFLVDAPPPYTLGFQRLQLTQRFFRLQGIIVENNNSGVLYHSAGLNGATVASYLRCPELIEQIAALAPDLVIVSLGTNDAYRQKFNDRQFKEDYRELVRRIRKAAPSCNILLTTPGDCYFQRQYANPHIATAVQRLKELAQEEDLLLWDWFAVMGGSGSIVAWKNAGLANPDLVHLLLPGYELQGALLYDALIQLYKQYKSSL; this is encoded by the coding sequence ATGAGCTTTACAAAATGGCACAGAAGCCTCGTTTTTAGTTTGCTGCTGGTGTCGAGTATGCTCTACTGTCGGCAACAGGCACCATTTGCATTGCAGGCATCCTATAGCTCACGCGTTCCTATAGACAGCAATGCCAATGTTATCATCTATGATACAAGCCACGCCTACAAGCACTTTTTGCAGGCATTCGACAGCCTCATAAAACACCGCAGCCGCTCGTTACGCATTCTACACCTTGGCGACTCTCACATACAAGCCGATTTCTTTCCTCATAAACTGCGGCAACTACTCCAACAGAACCCCTTATTGGGCAATGCCGGGCGTGGTTATTTTTTCCCAGCACGCTTAGCTGGCGCAGGCGCCGACCCGCTCAACATTCCCGGACAGTATTATTTTGGCAGCTGGCACGGCTGCCGCAGCATCCTCAGCGACAGCTGCTCCTGTGGCATTGCCGGCATGAGTGCCCTCACCTTTCAGCCAACGGCTACTTACACCTTCAACCTCGATTCGATGTATACTTCCTGCCGGCGCATCAAAATATATTATGACACACAAAACAACAGCAGCTATTATCCTGTGTTGTGGGCAGGCATGCGCTGGCATCTACCCCGACGGATTCACCGTCAAGGCTATGCCGAATTTTTAGTAGATGCGCCGCCTCCCTACACACTCGGTTTTCAGCGGCTGCAGCTTACACAGCGTTTCTTTCGTCTGCAAGGCATTATCGTAGAAAACAACAACAGCGGGGTGCTCTATCACTCGGCAGGACTGAACGGCGCTACAGTAGCTTCCTATTTACGATGCCCGGAACTGATAGAGCAGATTGCAGCGCTTGCCCCAGATTTGGTCATTGTTTCGCTTGGCACCAACGATGCCTACCGACAAAAATTCAACGACCGCCAATTTAAAGAAGACTACCGCGAGCTGGTGCGACGCATCCGCAAAGCAGCTCCCAGCTGCAACATCTTGCTGACTACCCCCGGCGACTGCTACTTCCAACGCCAATACGCTAACCCACACATCGCGACAGCTGTACAACGACTTAAAGAGCTGGCACAAGAAGAAGACCTATTGCTTTGGGATTGGTTTGCCGTCATGGGAGGCAGCGGCAGTATTGTAGCATGGAAAAATGCGGGCTTGGCAAATCCCGACTTAGTGCATCTGTTGTTGCCCGGTTATGAGCTGCAAGGCGCCTTGCTTTACGATGCCCTTATACAGCTATATAAGCAATACAAATCTTCACTTTAA
- a CDS encoding rhomboid family intramembrane serine protease: MRISYNAPVTLTFTFIAAGIRLLCDWMPGLLNLLIAPPVFDVPWIHYPAFIIHILGHSSWEHYFGNFSLMLLIGPILEEKYGSKQMFYMIVLTALLGGLLNAIFFDTGLIGASGVVFMMIVLASFVNVQRGTLPLTFLLVLVLYIGQEVVQAFSNDNISQFAHIMGGGAGAFFGFMVPPKGTKESTASSSFL, encoded by the coding sequence ATGCGCATCAGTTACAATGCTCCGGTAACTTTGACCTTTACTTTCATAGCTGCCGGCATCCGTTTGCTTTGCGACTGGATGCCGGGGCTTCTTAATTTACTCATAGCCCCGCCCGTCTTTGATGTGCCATGGATACACTACCCCGCTTTTATTATCCACATTCTTGGGCACAGTAGCTGGGAGCATTATTTTGGCAACTTTTCTCTTATGCTGCTCATAGGACCCATTTTGGAAGAAAAATATGGCTCTAAGCAAATGTTTTACATGATTGTGCTTACTGCCCTGCTTGGGGGGCTGCTCAATGCCATTTTTTTTGATACGGGTCTTATTGGCGCCAGTGGTGTCGTTTTTATGATGATTGTACTGGCATCGTTTGTGAATGTTCAAAGAGGCACCTTGCCGCTTACGTTCTTGCTGGTGTTGGTGCTCTATATCGGACAAGAAGTGGTGCAGGCGTTTTCTAATGACAATATTTCACAATTTGCCCACATTATGGGTGGAGGTGCCGGTGCTTTTTTTGGTTTTATGGTTCCGCCTAAAGGCACAAAAGAATCAACTGCATCTTCCTCGTTTCTATAA
- a CDS encoding mannose-1-phosphate guanylyltransferase yields MSDTSFYTIIMAGGVGSRFWPFSREHSPKQFHDILGRGKSMIQETVERFEGICSPENIYVVTHKKYVDKVKEHLPFLSHEQILAEPSRRNTAPCIAYACYKIAQKNPDAVTVVTPADHVIQNVERFQKAIRTAVKHAHKKDVLVTLGIKPNRPDTGYGYIQYQQPSGLFQKFKPYPLLPVKTFTEKPNLELAKKFLESGDFVWNAGIFIWHVESIKKAFQRYAPEIAEVFEEIEDHFFTESEREAVEQAYPLCKKISIDYAIMEKADNVYVIPVDCGWSDLGTWKSLYELAPKDDQQNVIQGTVLAYDSQQCIVKTPKDQLVVIQGLEGFIVAEHEGVLLICRQDQEQRVKEFVAEAKKIDKRFI; encoded by the coding sequence ATGAGTGACACTTCTTTTTACACCATCATCATGGCGGGGGGCGTGGGTTCCCGCTTTTGGCCCTTCAGCCGTGAGCACTCGCCTAAACAGTTCCACGACATCTTGGGCAGAGGTAAAAGCATGATTCAAGAAACTGTCGAACGTTTCGAAGGCATCTGCTCTCCGGAAAATATTTATGTGGTAACTCACAAAAAATATGTAGATAAAGTAAAAGAACATCTGCCTTTTTTGTCCCATGAACAAATACTGGCAGAACCCAGCCGCCGTAACACAGCCCCTTGCATTGCTTATGCCTGCTACAAAATAGCGCAAAAAAACCCCGATGCGGTTACAGTGGTTACCCCTGCCGACCATGTCATTCAGAATGTGGAGCGCTTCCAAAAAGCCATACGTACTGCCGTAAAACATGCACACAAGAAAGATGTACTGGTTACCTTAGGCATCAAGCCTAACCGCCCCGACACAGGCTACGGCTATATCCAATACCAACAGCCCAGTGGGCTGTTTCAGAAATTCAAACCCTATCCTCTGCTTCCGGTAAAAACCTTTACCGAAAAACCCAACTTGGAACTGGCAAAAAAGTTTCTTGAAAGTGGAGACTTCGTGTGGAATGCAGGCATTTTTATTTGGCATGTAGAAAGCATCAAAAAAGCATTTCAGCGATATGCCCCCGAAATAGCAGAAGTATTTGAAGAAATAGAAGACCACTTTTTTACCGAATCGGAAAGAGAAGCTGTAGAACAAGCCTATCCGCTCTGCAAAAAAATATCTATCGACTATGCCATCATGGAAAAAGCCGATAATGTCTATGTGATACCCGTAGATTGCGGCTGGTCTGATTTAGGCACTTGGAAGTCGCTCTATGAGTTGGCACCCAAAGACGACCAGCAAAACGTCATACAAGGCACTGTGCTTGCCTATGACAGCCAACAGTGCATCGTAAAGACACCCAAAGACCAACTGGTAGTGATTCAAGGGCTTGAAGGTTTCATCGTAGCCGAGCACGAAGGGGTGCTGCTTATCTGTCGACAAGACCAAGAGCAACGCGTAAAGGAATTTGTGGCAGAAGCCAAGAAAATAGACAAACGCTTTATTTGA
- the accC gene encoding acetyl-CoA carboxylase biotin carboxylase subunit — protein MSTSNRKIRKILVANRGEIALRIMRSAKEMGIRTVAIYSEADREALHVRYADEAVCVGPAPSSESYLRIDRILEACRQTGADAVHPGYGFLSENAHFARAVEEAGLIFIGPSPQSIELMGSKLAAKEAAKKQGVPLVPGTAEALTDVEEGKRIAREIGYPVLIKASAGGGGKGMRVVEKEEDFAEQMERAISEAISAFGDGAVFIEKYIASPKHIEIQVLGDRYGKVVYLFERECSIQRRHQKVIEEAPSAVVDENMRRAMGEAAVRVAKACGYYNAGTVEFIVDEQRNFYFLEMNTRLQVEHPVTEMITGIDLVKEQIRIAEGQPLRFSQEELKINGHAIEVRVYAEDPRNNFLPNVGKLLSYERPQGPGVRVDDAFEAGMQVPIYYDPMIAKLIVHAPSRQEAIDRMLRAIGEYKITGIATTLDFCAFALQHPAFTDGSFDTNFVKQYFTPEVLNSALTEEELQTAAAFVAHLWNEQKGQSQVLNNGAPANSQSCKRSWKIARRNI, from the coding sequence ATGAGTACTTCGAATCGAAAAATTCGCAAAATATTGGTTGCCAATCGCGGCGAAATAGCTTTGCGCATCATGCGTTCGGCAAAAGAGATGGGCATTCGCACCGTTGCCATATATAGTGAAGCCGACCGCGAAGCATTGCATGTGCGCTATGCCGATGAAGCCGTATGTGTTGGACCCGCCCCCTCTTCGGAGTCTTATTTGCGAATCGACCGTATTTTAGAAGCTTGTCGCCAAACTGGTGCCGATGCGGTACATCCCGGCTATGGCTTTTTGTCGGAGAACGCCCATTTTGCACGTGCCGTCGAAGAGGCAGGACTCATCTTTATCGGTCCTTCGCCGCAGAGCATAGAACTGATGGGAAGCAAGCTGGCAGCTAAAGAAGCAGCAAAGAAACAAGGCGTACCCTTAGTGCCCGGCACTGCCGAGGCTCTTACTGATGTGGAAGAAGGCAAACGCATTGCGCGGGAGATAGGTTATCCGGTGCTTATCAAAGCAAGTGCCGGCGGAGGAGGAAAAGGTATGCGTGTAGTAGAAAAGGAAGAGGACTTTGCAGAACAAATGGAGCGTGCAATAAGTGAGGCGATTTCTGCTTTTGGTGATGGGGCAGTGTTTATTGAAAAATACATTGCTTCGCCCAAGCACATCGAAATACAAGTGCTGGGCGACCGTTACGGCAAGGTGGTGTATCTCTTTGAGCGGGAGTGCTCAATACAACGCCGCCATCAAAAGGTGATAGAAGAAGCTCCTTCGGCGGTAGTGGATGAAAACATGCGGCGTGCTATGGGAGAAGCCGCTGTGCGTGTGGCAAAAGCTTGCGGCTATTACAATGCCGGTACGGTGGAGTTTATCGTGGACGAGCAGCGCAACTTCTACTTCCTTGAAATGAACACCCGCTTGCAAGTAGAACATCCTGTCACGGAAATGATTACAGGCATTGATTTGGTCAAAGAGCAAATCAGGATAGCCGAAGGGCAGCCGCTGCGTTTTAGCCAAGAAGAGTTGAAAATAAACGGGCATGCCATTGAGGTGCGTGTATATGCCGAAGACCCACGCAATAACTTCTTGCCCAATGTGGGCAAGCTGCTTAGTTATGAGCGCCCGCAAGGTCCCGGCGTGCGTGTTGACGATGCTTTCGAGGCAGGCATGCAAGTGCCTATTTACTACGACCCCATGATTGCCAAGCTGATAGTGCATGCTCCAAGCCGCCAAGAAGCCATTGACCGCATGTTGCGTGCGATTGGCGAATATAAAATCACAGGTATTGCCACCACCCTCGATTTCTGTGCTTTTGCTTTACAGCACCCTGCTTTTACAGATGGCAGCTTCGATACCAATTTTGTGAAGCAATACTTCACGCCCGAAGTACTCAATTCAGCATTGACAGAGGAAGAACTTCAAACAGCCGCTGCTTTTGTAGCACATCTGTGGAATGAACAAAAAGGACAAAGCCAAGTGCTCAACAACGGCGCACCCGCAAACAGCCAAAGCTGTAAGCGCAGTTGGAAAATTGCCCGACGTAACATATAG
- a CDS encoding aspartate kinase, whose translation MKVFKFGGASVKDAEAIRNVAHIIQTQGSPRELLVVVSAMGKTTNALEKLLDNYFAKKDYEQDFRTLYDYHMNAARALFPEGHPAFQAMERLFVRLRYTLLHHTRPENYHESYDQVVSFGELLSSTLISHFLQSSGIAHRWIDARDYIKTDTSWRKAQVDWAWSEHLIQTELRPVLQEQIVVTQGFIGGTLGGRTTTLGREGSDYSAALFAAALNAESVTVWKDVPGVLNADPKHYAFASLFEHLSYRQAAEMTFYGASVIHPNTIRPLASKNIPLLVRSFLTPTKNGTRIDAEGGNIQKACVIRKENQCLVSFAVKDLAFITEERISYVLDACHRLHLKLNLIQSSALSLSVCFDDRPEYVEELRQLLQEDFSIAYNKNLLLITILNYDSALYEEVKGKRPVILQQATRKHIRFLVPMDES comes from the coding sequence ATGAAAGTATTCAAGTTTGGCGGTGCTTCTGTGAAGGATGCAGAAGCCATCCGAAATGTAGCGCATATTATTCAAACGCAAGGTAGCCCCCGGGAGCTGCTGGTGGTGGTTTCGGCTATGGGCAAAACCACCAATGCTTTGGAAAAGTTGCTGGATAACTATTTTGCCAAAAAAGATTATGAGCAAGATTTTCGCACGCTCTATGACTATCATATGAATGCTGCCCGAGCGCTTTTTCCAGAAGGGCACCCCGCCTTTCAGGCTATGGAGCGGCTATTTGTCCGGCTTCGTTATACGCTTCTACACCACACCCGCCCCGAAAATTATCATGAGTCTTACGACCAAGTAGTTTCTTTCGGCGAACTGTTGTCTAGCACGCTCATTAGCCATTTCTTACAGAGCAGTGGCATAGCGCATCGGTGGATAGATGCCCGAGATTACATAAAAACCGATACGAGCTGGCGTAAGGCTCAGGTAGATTGGGCATGGAGTGAACATCTGATTCAAACCGAACTGCGTCCGGTGCTACAGGAGCAAATCGTCGTTACGCAAGGGTTTATTGGTGGCACGCTTGGCGGGCGCACCACCACCTTGGGGCGTGAAGGCTCTGACTACTCGGCTGCGCTTTTTGCTGCTGCCCTCAATGCCGAAAGTGTTACTGTTTGGAAAGATGTGCCGGGCGTATTGAATGCCGACCCCAAGCATTATGCCTTTGCTTCTCTGTTTGAGCACTTATCGTACCGTCAAGCTGCCGAGATGACTTTTTATGGCGCCAGTGTGATTCACCCCAATACCATCCGCCCGTTGGCAAGCAAAAACATACCTCTTTTGGTGCGTTCTTTTTTAACCCCCACCAAGAACGGTACACGCATCGATGCCGAAGGTGGCAATATTCAAAAAGCTTGCGTCATTCGCAAAGAAAATCAATGTCTGGTCAGTTTCGCTGTCAAGGACTTGGCATTCATCACAGAAGAGCGCATCAGTTATGTGCTGGATGCCTGCCACCGTCTGCACTTGAAGCTCAACCTGATTCAAAGCTCGGCACTTTCGCTTTCGGTGTGTTTCGATGACCGCCCAGAGTATGTAGAAGAACTGCGCCAGCTGCTGCAAGAAGACTTCAGCATTGCTTACAATAAAAACCTACTGCTAATCACCATTTTAAACTATGATTCGGCTCTTTATGAAGAAGTAAAAGGCAAGCGCCCAGTGATTTTACAGCAAGCCACACGTAAGCATATCCGATTCTTGGTGCCTATGGACGAATCTTGA
- a CDS encoding LysM peptidoglycan-binding domain-containing protein, translated as MRHFFERFSQARSRKVRVLHLGDSHVHYDLQTRLIRERIADIWGNGGIGWLVPYSIAHTHGTVDYRSSHRGVWQSALITKYNPTFPLGSSGVTVYTEDPQASFIIQMQKGSYAPSHRKLRIFCRADSSSFDILVKTSPVAAPIHLRPVPGKPYVETVLPVFDGYIEVQVNKSRASQHFFECYGLWLESVEDKGVVYSSAGVNGASVGSWAKESLLAEEMAILQPDLVVLDVGINDFYLSNYFDRNSMRRQLVSLIERIREQSPGTVILLVSPQDAYRYRRNVSACRDYAALLKEIAQTYHCAFYDYYHVSGGQYSMMRWLQSGLAKRDRIHLTDAGYTVKGELYVNAFLNSMVMALSVEQLATLTWQQAGDTLKETMVLPPKKEESTYQKAFYTASEETPAHTYTVRKGDSLGKIAQLYGVSIADLQRWNGLPNYFIYPGQKLMVYSKHQPSATVPAKHYVQRGDTLWSIARRYGVSVEYLKKINGLQSDALRVGTYLKIRP; from the coding sequence ATGAGGCATTTTTTTGAGCGCTTCTCACAAGCCCGTAGCCGTAAGGTAAGGGTTCTTCACTTGGGCGACTCGCATGTACATTACGACCTGCAAACACGCCTTATCCGTGAGCGTATAGCTGACATTTGGGGGAATGGTGGCATCGGGTGGCTTGTACCTTACTCTATTGCCCACACCCATGGAACGGTAGATTACCGCTCATCACACCGTGGTGTGTGGCAATCGGCGCTTATCACTAAATACAACCCTACTTTTCCTTTGGGCAGTAGCGGTGTAACTGTGTACACCGAAGACCCGCAGGCTTCATTCATCATTCAAATGCAAAAAGGCAGCTATGCCCCCTCGCATCGCAAGCTGCGCATTTTTTGCCGTGCCGACAGCAGCAGCTTCGATATACTGGTAAAGACCTCGCCTGTTGCTGCCCCCATCCATCTGCGTCCTGTGCCGGGAAAACCTTATGTAGAAACTGTACTGCCTGTTTTTGATGGCTACATAGAGGTGCAAGTGAACAAAAGCAGGGCTTCGCAGCACTTCTTTGAGTGTTATGGTCTGTGGCTTGAATCAGTAGAAGACAAAGGGGTAGTATATAGCTCGGCAGGGGTCAACGGAGCAAGCGTGGGGTCGTGGGCAAAAGAATCTTTGCTGGCAGAGGAAATGGCAATTTTGCAGCCCGATTTGGTGGTTCTGGATGTAGGAATCAATGACTTTTACCTTAGCAACTACTTCGATAGAAACAGTATGCGTCGCCAGCTTGTCTCTCTCATAGAGCGCATACGCGAACAGAGCCCTGGCACTGTCATCTTGCTTGTGTCGCCGCAGGATGCCTACCGCTACCGTCGCAACGTATCGGCATGCCGCGATTATGCCGCTCTGCTCAAAGAGATAGCACAGACTTACCATTGTGCCTTCTATGACTATTACCACGTCAGCGGTGGGCAATATTCTATGATGCGTTGGCTGCAGTCAGGGCTTGCTAAAAGAGACCGTATTCATTTGACCGATGCCGGTTATACCGTAAAAGGGGAATTGTACGTAAATGCCTTCTTAAACAGTATGGTGATGGCATTAAGTGTGGAGCAGTTGGCTACTCTCACTTGGCAACAGGCAGGCGATACTCTCAAGGAAACTATGGTATTGCCCCCCAAAAAGGAAGAATCAACTTACCAAAAGGCATTCTACACTGCCTCCGAAGAGACACCCGCACACACATACACTGTGCGCAAAGGCGATTCTTTGGGAAAAATAGCCCAACTATATGGGGTGAGCATTGCCGACCTTCAACGTTGGAACGGCTTGCCCAATTACTTCATCTATCCCGGGCAAAAGCTTATGGTGTATTCCAAGCACCAGCCCTCTGCCACAGTCCCTGCCAAGCATTATGTGCAGCGGGGCGATACTTTGTGGAGTATTGCCCGGCGCTATGGAGTATCGGTCGAGTATCTGAAAAAAATCAACGGCTTACAAAGTGATGCCCTGCGTGTAGGGACTTACCTCAAGATTCGTCCATAG
- a CDS encoding tetratricopeptide repeat protein has translation MEERFFDPELDDWFFEADQLLKDNRIGSSVELLNRILAREPAYGRAYNHLAWVYEVKYQNLEKAWELYRLALKYAPDYLPVYLNAIVCLSKMERFEELKELLEQARQVPGISRSHLLGEEAIMYEMQQEYLKAMDTYKQAIAFTLSDDDIDYYKKCIERCQRKINILNEYDR, from the coding sequence ATGGAAGAACGTTTTTTTGACCCGGAATTAGACGACTGGTTTTTTGAGGCAGACCAGCTGTTGAAAGATAACCGCATAGGTAGTAGCGTAGAGTTGCTGAATCGTATTCTTGCCCGTGAGCCGGCTTATGGGCGTGCCTACAACCATTTGGCATGGGTGTATGAAGTAAAGTATCAGAACTTGGAAAAGGCTTGGGAGCTGTATCGTTTGGCACTCAAGTATGCCCCCGATTACTTGCCTGTGTATTTGAATGCCATCGTCTGTTTGTCGAAAATGGAGCGCTTCGAGGAACTGAAAGAGTTGCTCGAACAAGCACGACAAGTGCCGGGCATCAGCCGCTCGCACTTGCTGGGTGAAGAAGCCATCATGTACGAAATGCAGCAAGAATATCTTAAGGCAATGGATACCTACAAGCAAGCCATTGCCTTCACACTCTCCGACGATGACATCGATTACTACAAAAAATGCATAGAGCGTTGTCAGCGCAAGATAAACATCCTAAACGAGTATGACCGATGA
- a CDS encoding SGNH/GDSL hydrolase family protein, giving the protein MMVQPIRPFVLLLLVGLLFALLMSFMPEQLTLAAWQLRFPTWQNTILKEAPQYADIEIITKRLEQPETPPAPIDTLPHPDSTMQPPPEPQAGRFDYAPGQDTLLYPFFRLLDALKSGQLQESIHVIHFGDSQLEGDRITAELRHSLQSRFGGCGPGLQGITNHLNAKISIYQTNDKHWQWYPLFGKHSKQAPSKYFGLLGNMYVFVPTIKDKTLHIITSTSGKKEKTLYNDTLSLYAEADTSGLSKRAKHNPPPAVGIQIGTVYHRSEQAHANDREVQRVKVLFRNPTKAVEVQVLHNGKLSCQQRFEPSESLQLMVCDVPDDFQNIGIHFKAEGMLEVYGSSLECRRGIVVDNVPIRGSSGLEFTKIPADHLRNQLKKLNVKLLIFEFGVNVGEAEDYTFYEEQFYKQLKYFRDLAPDIPILVISTSDRSKKDGIHYVSLKNIDKLRDAQRQAAFRAGCAFWDLFQAMGGLNSMPSWVKEKLANKDYTHFTPRGARLVSEMLYEALMYEYELYKMAQKPRF; this is encoded by the coding sequence ATGATGGTTCAGCCGATTCGTCCTTTTGTTTTGCTGCTGCTTGTCGGGCTGTTGTTTGCCTTGTTGATGAGTTTCATGCCTGAACAGCTCACACTGGCAGCTTGGCAACTGCGTTTTCCCACTTGGCAAAATACCATTCTGAAAGAAGCCCCTCAATATGCCGATATAGAAATCATTACCAAACGGCTGGAACAGCCTGAGACCCCTCCAGCGCCAATAGACACCCTTCCCCACCCCGACAGCACCATGCAGCCTCCACCGGAGCCACAAGCCGGGCGCTTCGACTATGCCCCGGGACAGGACACGCTGCTCTATCCTTTCTTTCGCCTCTTGGATGCCCTCAAAAGCGGGCAGCTTCAAGAAAGCATTCATGTCATACATTTCGGGGACTCGCAATTGGAAGGCGACCGCATCACAGCAGAGCTGCGCCACAGCCTGCAAAGTCGATTTGGAGGGTGTGGTCCTGGGCTGCAAGGCATCACCAATCACCTGAATGCCAAAATATCTATTTATCAAACCAACGACAAACATTGGCAATGGTACCCGCTTTTCGGGAAACACTCCAAGCAAGCTCCTTCCAAATACTTTGGTTTACTGGGCAACATGTATGTCTTCGTGCCTACCATCAAAGATAAAACACTCCATATCATAACAAGTACAAGCGGAAAAAAAGAAAAAACGCTATATAACGACACTCTTTCATTGTATGCCGAAGCCGACACTTCTGGGTTGAGCAAACGAGCAAAGCATAATCCCCCGCCGGCTGTTGGTATTCAAATAGGCACCGTATATCACCGTTCCGAACAAGCTCATGCTAATGACCGTGAAGTGCAAAGGGTGAAAGTATTGTTCCGCAACCCCACGAAAGCAGTAGAAGTGCAAGTGCTGCACAACGGTAAGCTCAGCTGCCAGCAGCGCTTTGAGCCAAGCGAATCGTTGCAGCTGATGGTATGTGACGTGCCGGACGACTTTCAAAACATAGGCATACATTTTAAAGCCGAAGGAATGCTTGAAGTGTACGGTAGCAGCTTGGAGTGCCGCAGAGGTATAGTGGTGGACAACGTGCCGATACGAGGCAGTTCCGGCTTGGAATTTACCAAAATACCTGCTGACCATTTGCGTAATCAACTCAAAAAGCTCAATGTGAAACTGTTGATTTTTGAGTTTGGAGTCAATGTGGGCGAAGCCGAGGACTATACCTTCTATGAAGAGCAGTTTTACAAGCAGCTGAAATACTTCCGCGACTTGGCACCCGACATCCCCATTTTAGTCATCAGCACCTCCGACCGCTCCAAAAAAGACGGCATTCATTATGTTTCTTTAAAAAACATCGATAAATTAAGAGATGCTCAGCGCCAAGCTGCTTTCCGGGCGGGGTGTGCTTTTTGGGATTTGTTTCAAGCCATGGGTGGACTCAACTCCATGCCCTCATGGGTAAAAGAAAAACTTGCCAACAAAGACTATACACACTTCACTCCGCGTGGGGCACGCTTGGTATCAGAGATGCTTTATGAAGCCTTGATGTATGAATATGAGCTTTACAAAATGGCACAGAAGCCTCGTTTTTAG